The following coding sequences are from one Rissa tridactyla isolate bRisTri1 chromosome 14, bRisTri1.patW.cur.20221130, whole genome shotgun sequence window:
- the LRSAM1 gene encoding E3 ubiquitin-protein ligase LRSAM1 isoform X3, producing the protein MLQELPRVLAHVRTLETLTLDASSMSYPSPDICSAGTESIQQFLCKECGIAYYPPSQYLLPVLENDGGGTSVDGVDRAVHKYLEEESEWQNKFLDYEKRKEKKMQEKLEFERRLNMGQREHALLVQQVNSQKDEILQTVREDQMRLEEGLTKHQRYLEEERLKLLQQLKQAEQGIAGRIQKLLEDNQRQKQSADILKSLENERIRMEQLMAITQEETEHLRRREVASAMQQMLAESYKNKLIQMTYESRRQDLVNQACSSLAEMDQKFQQILAWQQLDQNKAVSQILQQIEMQKAAFEALQVKKDLMHRQIRNQIKLIETELLQLTQLELKRQELDTETLQGVIMEQRQALGYLLQQLLKEKKQREEELQQILLEMEAKSETKQENYWLIQYQRLLNQKPLSLKLQEEGLERQLVNLLIELSAERYMPVFAHHRISLQALSTMTASDLEKIGVAEAGLQRAILKRAQEILAVAKTIPELLRTVDAEVPAAPEPSAPFEEPPSPVVPTAPPLQWDEKKSECVVCMEQETQMIFLPCGHVCCCQTCCERLHTCPLCRKDITQRIRIFYSS; encoded by the exons ACGCTGACCCTGGATGCCTCTTCCATGAGCTACCCATCACCTGATATTTGCAGTGCAGGTACAGAGTCCATTCAGCAGTTCCTCTGCAAAG AGTGTGGAATTGCGTACTACCCTCCCTCGCAGTATCTGCTCCCCGTGCTGGAGAATGATGGAGGAGGAACATCAGTGGATGGGGTGGACAGGGCAGTGCACAAGTACTTGGAGGAGGAGAGTGAGTGGCAG aacaaattCTTGGATTATGAGAAGAGGAAG gaaaaaaaaatgcaggagaagCTGGAATTTGAGCGGCGCCTGAACATGGGGCAAAGAGAACATGCTCTGCTTGTTCAGCAGGTCAACAGTCAGAAGGATGAGATACTACAGACAGTGAGAGAG GACCAGATGAGGCTGGAGGAGGGTCTGACAAAGCACCAGCGCTATTTGGAGGAGGAGCGCCTGAAGCTGCTGCAGCAGTTGAAGCAAGCGGAGCAAGGCATTGCCGGCCGTATCCAGAAGCTGCTGGAGGACAACCAGAG GCAAAAACAAAGTGCGGACATTCTGAAATCCTTGGAGAATGAGAG AATAAGGATGGAACAGCTGATGGCAATAACACAGGAGGAGACAGAACATCTACGCAGAAGGGAAGTGGCCT CTGCCATGCAGCAAATGCTGGCTGAGAGCTACAAGAACAAGCTCATCCAAATGACCTACGAGTCTCGTCGGCAAGACCTTGTCAACCAGGCCTGCTCCAG CCTGGCTGAGATGGACCAGAAGTTCCAGCAAATCCTGGCTTGGCAACAGCTGGATCAGAACAAAGCTGTCAGTCAGATCTTGCAGCAG ATTGAGATGCAGAAGGCTGCCTTTGAAGCTCTCCAAGTGAAGAAGGATCTTATGCACAGGCAGATCAGGAACCAG ATTAAATTAATAGAAACAGAGTTATTGCAGTTGACACAGCTGGAGTTAAAGAGGCAAGAACTGGACACAGAGACGCTGCAG GGGGTGATCATGGAGCAACGCCAAGCGCTCGGctacctgctgcagcagctgctcaaagaaaagaagcaaagggaAGAAGAACTGCAACAAATACTG CTGGAAATGGAGGCAAAGAGCGAAACCAAACAGGAGAACTACTGGCTGATCCAGTACCAACGCCTGCTGAACCAGAAGCCCCTCTCGCTGAAACTCCAG GAGGAGGGCTTGGAGAGGCAGCTGGTGAACCTTTTAATCGAGCTGTCTGCGGAACGGTACATGCCAGTCTTTGCGCACCATCGAATATCCTTGCAAGCGCTCAGCACCATGACTGCCAGTGACCTGGAAAAG ATCGGCGTGGCGGAGGCTGGCCTGCAGCGAGCCATCCTCAAGCGAGCCCAGGAGATCCTGGCTGTGGCCAAGACGATCCCAG AGCTGCTGAGGACGGTGGATGCCGAggtccctgcagctccagagcccAGCGCTCCCTTCGAGGAGCCCCCGAGCCCTGTGGTCCCGACGGCTCCCCCGCTGCAGTGGGACGAGAAGAAGTCAGAGTGCGTTGTCTGCATGGAGCAGGAG ACCCAAATGATTTTCCTGCCCTGTGGCCACGTCTGCTGCTGCCAGACCTGCTGCGAGCGGCTGCACACTTGTCCCCTGTGCCGCAAGGACATCACCCAGCGCATCCGCATCTTCTACAGCAGCTag